The nucleotide sequence TTAAAGAACCGAAGGATCTTGAGGGATCCACCATTTCTGGTGGCAGCAGTAATAATACGAATTCTGAAACATATGTCAAGACTCATTCTGGTTGCTTGTTATTCCGGTGCTCGTCGAAAAAAATGTTAGACTTGAAACTGGGATGTAATTTGAAGAAGGAAGTTTCCGCGTCGCCTGATTTCAGGATTCTATTTGAATCCGTCCCGGGGCTGTATCTTGTACTTACAAAGACGTTGGAAATAGTCGCTGTCAGTGATGCTTACCTGGCCGCTACAATGACTCGTCGAGAGACAATCCTTGGGAAAAATCTGTTTGAGGTTTTTCCAGACAATCCGGACGATCCTAACGCGACCGGCGTCCGTAACCTCCATGATTCCTTAAGACGGGTCCTACAAACCAAAGTGCCCGATACCATGGCGGTGCAAAAATATGACATTCGGCGTCCGGAATCGCAAGGGGGCGGTTTTGAGGAAAGATACTGGAGCCCGCGTAACTCACCTGTGTTGGATCCGCAGGAGGAAATCCTCTACATTATTCATCGAGTGGAGGATGTTACAGACTTTGTCCGCCTGAAACAAAAAGGGATCGAACAAAACAAACTCACAGAGGAGTTGAGAGATCGGGTTGAAAAAACTGAGGGTGAAATCTACATACGCGCTCAAGAACTGCAAGAAGCAAACCGGCAACTTCGAACTGCAAATGAGGAGCTAGAAAGACGGGAAGTAGAGCTGAAACAGATATACGAAAGGCTTTACGAAATGAACGAGCTAAAGACTCAGTTTTTTGCCAACATTAGCCACGAGTTACGCACACCATTGACGCTTATTCTAGGGCCAACATCAAAGCTCCTAAGCGAAGGACGGGGCACTCCAGCGGAACGGTATTCTCTTGAAGTCATTTTGCAAAATGCAATGATCTTGCTGAAACACGTCAATGACCTGCTGGATGTTGCCAAGATGGAAGCGGGAAAAATGGTCCCCAATTTCAGCGAAATCGATCTGGCGAAATTGGTGCGGCTCACCGGTTCCCATTTTGAAAGTTTAGCCACCGACAGAAGAGTGGCTTATTCCGTAAACACGCCTGAGACGCTGCAAGCGCAGGTTGATCCGGAAAAGATGCAGCGAATTATTCTGAATTTGCTCTCGAACGCCTTCAAGTTTGCCCCGCACAACGGCATTGTGCGTTGCGAGCTGACGACAATCGATGGCGACGCAATTCTGTCGGTGGTGGACAGTGGCCCGGGCGTGCCTCCGGAATTTCGTGAAATCATTTTCGAGCGATTCCGTCAAGGCGAAGGAGGTTCTACCCGAACAACCGGAGGAACTGGATTGGGTCTTGCGATAGCAAAGGATTTTGTTGGACTGCATCGGGGCACCATCCATGTCTCCACGGCTCCTGAAGGGGGAGCGTTGTTTGTCGCGCGGTTCCCTTTGAAAGCGCCCCAACAAGCGGCGATCCACGACCAGGGCAATAGCAGTTACTCCAGTCTGATGCCACAAGCAATTCTTTACGAACTTCAGACGGTTGAAAGCTCCCAACCTGAAGAAGCGCAGGACAGTACCAAACCATCGGTCCTCGTTGTGGAGGACAATCGCGAGATGATTCGTTT is from bacterium and encodes:
- a CDS encoding ATP-binding protein, encoding MLDLKLGCNLKKEVSASPDFRILFESVPGLYLVLTKTLEIVAVSDAYLAATMTRRETILGKNLFEVFPDNPDDPNATGVRNLHDSLRRVLQTKVPDTMAVQKYDIRRPESQGGGFEERYWSPRNSPVLDPQEEILYIIHRVEDVTDFVRLKQKGIEQNKLTEELRDRVEKTEGEIYIRAQELQEANRQLRTANEELERREVELKQIYERLYEMNELKTQFFANISHELRTPLTLILGPTSKLLSEGRGTPAERYSLEVILQNAMILLKHVNDLLDVAKMEAGKMVPNFSEIDLAKLVRLTGSHFESLATDRRVAYSVNTPETLQAQVDPEKMQRIILNLLSNAFKFAPHNGIVRCELTTIDGDAILSVVDSGPGVPPEFREIIFERFRQGEGGSTRTTGGTGLGLAIAKDFVGLHRGTIHVSTAPEGGALFVARFPLKAPQQAAIHDQGNSSYSSLMPQAILYELQTVESSQPEEAQDSTKPSVLVVEDNREMIRFIAETLSDEFHVGLAYDGKEGLEKSLSMRPDLILTDVMMPKISGDQLVSEIRKKPQLTGIPIVLLTAKADLDFRVKVLVSGAQDFILKPFSTEELLARVRNLVALKRTMDELKRKTLALESSNKELESFAYSVSHDLRAPLRAIDGFSRMLLKDSSSILSLEGKRFLDIVRANTQKMGQLIDDLLTLSRLGRLETRSDDIDMDQLVKEVLEELERDQYIKKNEVTVHALPRIRGDSAMLRQILVNLIFNAVKFSRKSEPRIIEIGSRAEEDEIVYWVKDNGVGFDMKYADKLFGVFQRLHSIQEFEGTGVGLAIAHRIVQKHDGRIWAEAKVDEGATFYFALPFSEKEND